In Propionimicrobium sp. PCR01-08-3, one DNA window encodes the following:
- a CDS encoding lysophospholipid acyltransferase family protein — protein sequence MTKKPDWRGGENLPVTGPAIVVANHISSLDPVLLGEFLAYSGRWPHYLARANLFDMKLLGRLLRAAEQIPVYRGSLHAGDALIAAEAALLDGQLVVIYPEGTITFDPDEWPMAPHTGAARLALRTGAPVIPVGQWGANLAVPPRNIRPMRLRRSPVTMVCGPKIDLSEYDADPDRRRAVRDATVHIMDAITTQAELARGAKAPADRWLPRRDQRVPRPEAIS from the coding sequence GTGACGAAGAAGCCGGATTGGCGAGGTGGCGAGAACTTGCCCGTCACGGGCCCCGCGATCGTCGTTGCGAATCACATCAGCTCGCTCGACCCGGTGCTGCTCGGTGAGTTTCTTGCCTACAGCGGCAGATGGCCGCACTATCTGGCCCGGGCGAATCTTTTCGACATGAAGCTTCTCGGGCGACTGCTGCGCGCAGCCGAACAGATTCCGGTCTATCGCGGCAGCTTGCACGCCGGGGATGCGCTGATAGCGGCCGAGGCGGCTCTCCTCGACGGGCAGCTCGTGGTGATCTACCCCGAGGGCACCATCACCTTCGACCCGGACGAGTGGCCGATGGCTCCCCACACCGGCGCCGCCAGGCTCGCGCTTCGCACCGGGGCACCAGTGATACCGGTCGGGCAGTGGGGCGCCAATCTGGCAGTGCCTCCCCGCAATATCAGGCCTATGAGGCTACGGCGCTCGCCCGTCACGATGGTGTGCGGGCCCAAGATCGATCTCAGCGAATACGACGCCGATCCCGACCGAAGGCGAGCAGTGCGCGACGCAACCGTACACATCATGGACGCGATCACCACCCAGGCAGAACTCGCCCGCGGAGCGAAGGCCCCCGCAGACCGCTGGCTGCCCAGGCGCGATCAGCGCGTCCCTCGACCGGAGGCCATCAGCTGA
- the leuD gene encoding 3-isopropylmalate dehydratase small subunit translates to MDKFSSHTGIVAPLRRSNVDTDQIIPAVYLKRITRTGFEDGLFAAWRKDPEFVLNQPAYEKASVLVAGPDFGTGSSREHAVWALQNYGFKVVIGSRFGDIFRGNSGKAGLLIATVDQSIVEKLWAYAEANPGAEVTVDLPSRTITAGDDRYTFSIDDYTANRLLEGLDDIAATLLHEDDIAAYEAKRPSFKPKTLPAKVAS, encoded by the coding sequence ATGGATAAGTTCAGTAGCCATACCGGCATCGTGGCGCCGTTGCGGCGCAGCAATGTCGACACCGACCAGATCATTCCGGCCGTCTACCTGAAGCGCATCACCCGCACCGGATTCGAGGACGGGCTGTTCGCGGCCTGGCGCAAAGATCCCGAGTTCGTCTTGAACCAGCCGGCCTACGAGAAGGCGTCCGTGTTGGTCGCGGGCCCCGATTTCGGCACCGGATCGTCTCGCGAGCACGCCGTGTGGGCGTTGCAGAACTACGGCTTCAAGGTCGTCATCGGATCGCGTTTCGGTGACATCTTCCGCGGCAACTCCGGCAAGGCCGGCCTGCTGATCGCGACCGTCGACCAGTCGATCGTCGAGAAGCTTTGGGCATATGCCGAAGCCAACCCGGGAGCCGAGGTAACCGTCGACCTGCCGAGCCGCACCATCACGGCGGGCGACGACCGGTATACCTTCAGCATTGACGACTACACCGCCAATAGGTTGCTCGAGGGCTTGGACGACATTGCCGCCACGCTCCTGCATGAGGACGATATCGCCGCCTACGAGGCGAAGCGTCCGAGCTTCAAGCCAAAGACGCTGCCGGCGAAGGTCGCCAGCTGA
- a CDS encoding DNA translocase FtsK has product MATSASSPARSRSTSSRSSSGSARASSRASGSSKKASSSSRSRTKTQPTPRNPVAKMASGIWRGTARGLGSLARSFGEVRETDQALRRDGVGLGLFCLAVIVAASFWIEIPGPLGSWIRTGTSTVIGLSSYALPVLLALMSLRTLRNPEANGPAGRQLVGWTILGFGVQGVVNLAHQPLPAPSDMELLRNFGGVVGYIASSMMTQLMPLWLAAFVLSLIGLFGLIIIIGRPLYEWVALAQRGLGWFAERFEQGREAAAEKLHYGVDEAYDTPIVGDREPSTKLDREPSAKLRRAASTRVDEPAAIEPGSAEEALAHQETGEFAAPEQHPLPGTAKKKDKVTAGLAPGEPAPASTELEPPPHTAAPQRSEQLALSGDIVYTLPDPSMLKAGTIPKARTEASDAIVGRLSDVFAEFDIDARVTGYTRGPTVTRYQVEVGNGVKVEKVTGLSKNIAYAVGSADVRILSPIPGRSAIGIEIPNRDKEIVSLGDVLSSQKARNDHHPLVVGLGKDVEGGYVIANVAKMPHLLVAGATGSGKSSFVNSLITSVMIRATPDEVRMMLVDPKRVELNQYEGIPHLVTPIITSPKKAADALQWVVREMDQRYDDLAAFGFRHIDDFNKAVRAGQVQLPPGSERVLAPYPYLLVVVDELADLMMVAPRDVEDSIVRITQLARAAGIHLVLATQRPSIDVVTGLIKANVPSRLAFATSSMTDSRVILDQPGAEKLVGQGDGLFLPMGASKPMRVQGSWVSESEIREVADYVKDQLTPQYRDDVQAPAESAPKVAEDIGDDLELVLDAARHIIELQLGSTSMLQRKLRVGFAKAGRIMDILENRGVVGPSEGSKPREVLVKPDDLDEVLANLANGS; this is encoded by the coding sequence ATGGCGACCAGCGCGTCTTCCCCGGCGCGGTCTCGTTCAACATCGTCCCGCTCCAGCAGCGGGTCGGCCAGAGCGAGTTCGCGCGCGTCCGGAAGCTCAAAGAAAGCATCGTCCAGCTCACGGAGCCGGACGAAGACTCAACCGACCCCGCGCAATCCAGTGGCCAAGATGGCCTCGGGCATTTGGCGCGGCACCGCGCGCGGGCTGGGCAGTCTCGCCCGCAGCTTCGGTGAGGTTCGCGAAACCGACCAGGCGTTGCGCCGCGATGGTGTGGGGCTGGGACTGTTCTGCCTGGCGGTCATCGTCGCCGCCTCGTTCTGGATCGAGATTCCCGGGCCGCTGGGGTCCTGGATCCGCACCGGAACCTCAACGGTCATCGGCCTGAGCTCCTATGCGCTGCCCGTGCTGTTGGCACTGATGAGCCTGCGGACGCTGCGCAATCCCGAGGCCAACGGCCCCGCCGGGCGCCAACTGGTCGGCTGGACCATTCTGGGATTCGGTGTTCAGGGCGTCGTCAATCTGGCCCACCAGCCGCTGCCGGCCCCCTCCGACATGGAGTTGCTGCGAAACTTCGGGGGAGTCGTCGGCTACATCGCCTCGTCGATGATGACCCAGCTGATGCCGCTGTGGCTGGCCGCTTTCGTGCTGTCGCTGATCGGGCTGTTCGGCCTGATCATCATCATCGGACGCCCACTGTATGAGTGGGTGGCCCTCGCCCAGCGCGGATTGGGCTGGTTCGCCGAGCGTTTCGAGCAGGGCCGTGAAGCGGCCGCCGAGAAACTGCACTACGGAGTCGACGAAGCCTACGACACGCCCATCGTCGGTGACCGCGAACCCTCGACCAAGCTGGATCGCGAACCCTCGGCCAAACTGCGTCGAGCGGCGTCCACCCGCGTAGACGAGCCGGCCGCCATCGAACCTGGCAGCGCCGAAGAGGCTCTGGCTCACCAGGAGACCGGCGAGTTCGCCGCACCCGAGCAGCACCCACTGCCGGGCACGGCGAAGAAGAAGGACAAGGTCACCGCAGGTCTGGCGCCCGGCGAGCCTGCTCCGGCGTCCACCGAATTGGAGCCACCGCCACACACCGCCGCACCGCAACGCTCCGAACAACTCGCCTTGTCCGGCGACATCGTCTACACCCTGCCCGACCCGAGCATGCTGAAGGCCGGCACGATTCCGAAGGCACGCACCGAGGCCTCCGATGCGATCGTCGGCAGGCTATCCGACGTCTTCGCCGAATTCGACATCGACGCCCGCGTCACCGGATACACCCGGGGCCCGACCGTGACCCGCTATCAGGTCGAGGTCGGCAACGGCGTCAAGGTCGAGAAGGTCACCGGGCTATCCAAGAACATCGCCTATGCAGTCGGCTCGGCAGACGTGCGCATCCTCAGCCCGATTCCCGGACGCTCGGCCATCGGCATCGAGATCCCGAACCGCGACAAGGAAATCGTCTCGCTCGGCGACGTGCTGAGCAGCCAGAAGGCCCGCAACGACCACCATCCGCTGGTGGTCGGGCTGGGCAAGGACGTCGAGGGCGGCTACGTTATCGCGAACGTCGCCAAGATGCCGCACCTGCTGGTCGCCGGCGCCACCGGTTCGGGCAAGTCGAGCTTCGTGAACTCGCTGATCACCTCGGTGATGATCCGAGCCACCCCCGACGAGGTGCGGATGATGCTGGTCGACCCGAAGCGGGTCGAACTGAACCAGTACGAGGGCATTCCCCACCTTGTCACGCCGATCATCACCAGCCCGAAGAAGGCCGCGGACGCACTGCAATGGGTGGTGCGCGAGATGGACCAGCGCTACGACGACCTGGCCGCCTTCGGATTCCGCCACATTGACGACTTCAACAAGGCGGTGCGCGCCGGGCAGGTGCAGCTGCCGCCCGGCAGCGAGCGGGTGCTCGCGCCCTACCCCTACCTGCTGGTGGTGGTCGACGAGCTGGCCGACCTGATGATGGTGGCGCCCCGCGACGTGGAGGACTCGATCGTCCGCATCACACAGCTGGCACGCGCCGCCGGTATTCACCTGGTGCTGGCGACCCAGCGTCCCTCGATCGACGTGGTCACCGGCCTGATCAAGGCGAACGTGCCCAGCCGGCTCGCCTTCGCCACCAGCTCGATGACCGACTCCCGGGTCATCCTCGACCAGCCCGGTGCCGAGAAGTTGGTCGGGCAAGGCGACGGATTGTTCCTGCCGATGGGCGCGTCCAAACCGATGCGCGTGCAGGGCTCGTGGGTCAGCGAATCCGAGATCCGCGAGGTCGCCGACTATGTGAAGGATCAGCTGACTCCGCAATACCGCGACGACGTGCAGGCGCCCGCCGAATCCGCGCCCAAGGTCGCCGAGGATATCGGCGACGATCTGGAACTGGTTTTGGACGCCGCACGGCACATCATCGAGCTTCAGTTGGGCTCCACCTCGATGCTGCAGCGAAAGCTCAGGGTCGGCTTCGCGAAGGCCGGACGTATCATGGACATCCTGGAGAATCGCGGAGTGGTCGGCCCGTCCGAGGGCAGCAAGCCACGCGAGGTTCTCGTCAAGCCCGACGATTTGGATGAGGTGCTGGCCAACTTGGCCAACGGATCATGA
- a CDS encoding thiamine-phosphate kinase: MTSRSAEPQTVGELGEFPLINLVTRNLSLPPAVSLGPGDDCAAYLINGSALTTTDMLIEGVHFRRNWSSAADIGHKSVAVNLADIEAMGGTPIAMVISLGLPADLPVTWVREFMTGVREEAELGEVALVGGDMTAARDISISVTVIGETGGRTPVLRSGAKPGNVVAVRGRLGWAAAGLAALARGFRSPRAAVDAQRMPHVPYGAGRQAADAGATAMLDVSDGLLADLGHIAEASSVTIDLDSSRFTIADPVQAVASALNADPLGFVLGGGEDHAMAATFEPGDVPEDWDVIGVVHELDEEAGPCVLVDGKQWEGDQGWTHFRS; the protein is encoded by the coding sequence ATGACTTCGCGCAGTGCCGAGCCGCAGACCGTCGGTGAACTCGGCGAATTTCCCTTGATCAACCTCGTTACCCGGAATCTTTCCCTGCCACCGGCCGTTTCGTTGGGGCCCGGCGACGATTGTGCGGCGTATCTGATCAACGGCTCGGCCCTGACCACCACCGACATGCTCATCGAGGGCGTCCACTTCAGGCGCAATTGGTCGAGCGCAGCCGACATCGGCCACAAATCGGTCGCCGTCAACCTCGCCGACATCGAAGCCATGGGCGGCACCCCGATCGCCATGGTGATCAGCCTGGGGCTGCCCGCCGATCTGCCGGTGACCTGGGTGAGAGAGTTCATGACCGGCGTGCGCGAAGAGGCCGAATTGGGCGAGGTCGCGCTGGTGGGCGGCGACATGACCGCGGCGCGCGACATCTCGATCTCCGTCACCGTGATCGGAGAGACCGGCGGACGCACACCGGTGCTGCGTTCGGGAGCCAAGCCGGGCAATGTGGTTGCGGTTCGCGGACGCCTCGGCTGGGCCGCGGCCGGGCTCGCCGCCCTGGCTCGCGGATTCCGCTCGCCCCGAGCCGCCGTGGACGCGCAGCGGATGCCGCACGTTCCCTACGGTGCCGGACGCCAGGCCGCCGACGCCGGAGCCACCGCGATGCTCGACGTCTCGGACGGCCTGCTGGCCGATCTGGGACACATCGCCGAGGCCAGCTCGGTAACCATCGATCTCGACTCGTCGCGCTTCACCATCGCCGATCCGGTGCAGGCCGTGGCGTCCGCGCTGAATGCCGACCCGCTCGGCTTCGTGCTCGGCGGCGGCGAAGACCACGCGATGGCTGCCACCTTCGAACCGGGAGACGTTCCCGAAGACTGGGACGTGATTGGCGTCGTACATGAACTCGACGAGGAGGCCGGGCCCTGCGTCCTGGTGGACGGGAAACAGTGGGAGGGCGACCAGGGCTGGACACACTTCCGCTCGTAA
- a CDS encoding D-alanine--D-alanine ligase family protein, protein MPADRTRVALIFGGQSTEHQISCLTAAGVAKAIDTDRFEVYGVGISPSGIWHRMSLDEITRLRAEGRTLPSLDDHLPAASLVRESDGVRLMNCDGSDDPAEVDVALVLLHGAYGEDGTVQGMLEMLGLPYVGSGVAASAIGMDKHLMKVSLANAGLPIGPYELVRTSQWDQDRQGCCDRIAASLTLPVYVKPARGGSSVGITRVTDPADLAPAIESARGFDPKVIVEEGFVDSREVECAVLGPRPGEAEIRTSHPGEIVVHSESAFYDFDAKYLPEGQVDLKIPAELPAAVEQQVRELSARCFEALEVEGLARVDTFVTASGDVFINELNTMPGFTELSMFPSLWQVSGLSYTDLITDLIEQALARPNNVIR, encoded by the coding sequence ATGCCAGCAGACCGTACCCGGGTGGCCCTGATTTTCGGCGGCCAGAGCACCGAACACCAGATCTCATGTCTCACCGCGGCGGGGGTGGCCAAGGCGATCGACACCGACCGGTTCGAGGTGTACGGCGTCGGCATCTCGCCATCCGGCATTTGGCACCGGATGAGCCTGGACGAGATCACCCGGCTTCGCGCCGAGGGACGCACTCTGCCGTCCCTTGACGATCACCTGCCGGCGGCAAGCCTGGTGCGCGAATCCGACGGCGTCCGATTGATGAACTGCGACGGATCTGATGATCCGGCCGAAGTCGATGTCGCATTGGTGCTGCTGCACGGCGCCTACGGCGAGGACGGCACCGTGCAGGGCATGCTCGAGATGCTCGGCCTGCCCTATGTCGGCTCGGGAGTCGCGGCCAGCGCGATCGGCATGGACAAGCACCTGATGAAGGTCTCGCTGGCCAACGCCGGGCTCCCGATCGGCCCCTACGAACTCGTGCGGACGAGTCAATGGGATCAGGATCGGCAGGGCTGTTGCGATCGCATCGCAGCGTCTTTGACGCTCCCGGTCTATGTGAAGCCGGCCCGTGGTGGCTCCTCAGTGGGCATCACCAGGGTCACCGACCCCGCCGATCTCGCACCGGCGATCGAGAGCGCGCGGGGCTTCGACCCGAAGGTGATCGTTGAAGAGGGCTTCGTCGATTCCCGTGAGGTCGAATGCGCGGTTCTCGGGCCGAGGCCGGGCGAAGCCGAGATCCGGACCTCGCATCCGGGCGAGATCGTCGTCCACTCGGAGTCTGCCTTCTACGATTTCGATGCCAAGTATCTTCCGGAGGGGCAGGTCGATCTCAAGATTCCGGCCGAGCTACCCGCTGCGGTCGAGCAGCAGGTGCGCGAGCTGTCTGCCCGTTGTTTTGAGGCCTTGGAAGTCGAGGGACTGGCCAGGGTCGACACCTTCGTGACCGCATCGGGCGATGTTTTCATCAACGAGCTCAATACGATGCCCGGATTCACCGAGCTGTCGATGTTCCCGAGCCTGTGGCAGGTCAGCGGGCTGAGCTACACCGACCTGATCACCGATCTGATCGAGCAAGCGCTGGCGCGTCCGAACAACGTGATTCGATAG
- the rimO gene encoding 30S ribosomal protein S12 methylthiotransferase RimO, translating into MTTAVHLVSLGCSRNDVDSEELAARLDAEGFRLVDEPDQAEVIMVNTCGFIEQAKKDSIDTVLAAADQKQTGKAQAVVAVGCMAERYGTELADALPEADAVLGFDSYPQIAAKLRTILAGGHVDSHQPKDRRTLLPLMPVARQQAVHDARAPLAVPGHGEIVDDDLLRASDRRPASGPPVLRKRLHGGPFAPLKIASGCDRRCAFCAIPSFRGAYLSRPASEIVAEANWLAGQGVKEVMLVSENSSSYGKDLGTPRALSNLLTELSVVDGLEWIRVSYLQPAEITPDMLTAIASLPNVVPYFDLSFQHASGPLLRAMRRFGDAEQFLALIDNVRTLAPRAGIRSNFIVGFPGETDEEVEVLADFISQARLDVAGVFSYSPEEGTEGATLPGQVDEDTIDQRHELIAGLIDEVCNQRAADRIGERVRILIEEFDDGQPIGRAAHQGPEVDGITTLIGTDTNQVKVGDFVDAVVTDSVGVDLTAQIVQ; encoded by the coding sequence ATGACAACTGCTGTCCATTTGGTGAGCCTCGGTTGCTCACGCAACGACGTTGACTCCGAGGAACTCGCCGCCCGATTGGACGCAGAAGGATTCCGGTTGGTCGATGAGCCTGACCAGGCCGAGGTCATCATGGTGAACACCTGCGGCTTCATCGAACAGGCCAAGAAGGATTCGATCGACACCGTGCTTGCCGCCGCCGATCAGAAGCAGACCGGCAAGGCGCAGGCCGTGGTCGCAGTCGGCTGCATGGCCGAGCGCTACGGCACCGAGTTGGCCGATGCGCTGCCCGAGGCGGATGCCGTGCTGGGCTTCGACTCCTACCCGCAGATCGCCGCCAAACTGCGCACCATTCTGGCCGGCGGGCATGTCGACTCGCATCAGCCCAAAGACCGCAGGACGCTCCTGCCGTTGATGCCGGTCGCCCGCCAGCAGGCCGTGCACGATGCCCGGGCGCCGCTGGCGGTGCCGGGGCACGGTGAGATCGTGGACGACGACCTGCTGCGGGCGTCGGATCGTCGTCCGGCTTCCGGCCCGCCTGTCTTGCGCAAGCGGCTGCATGGTGGCCCGTTCGCACCGTTAAAGATCGCCTCGGGCTGCGACCGCAGGTGCGCGTTCTGCGCGATCCCATCGTTTCGCGGCGCCTACTTGTCGCGTCCGGCTTCCGAGATCGTCGCCGAGGCCAATTGGCTCGCGGGCCAAGGCGTCAAAGAAGTGATGCTGGTCAGCGAGAACTCGTCGTCCTACGGCAAGGATCTCGGCACACCTCGCGCCTTGTCGAACCTGTTGACCGAACTCTCGGTGGTCGACGGGCTGGAGTGGATCAGAGTCAGCTACCTGCAACCCGCCGAGATCACCCCCGATATGCTGACCGCGATCGCCTCACTGCCGAATGTAGTGCCCTACTTCGATTTGTCGTTTCAGCACGCATCGGGTCCGCTGCTGCGGGCAATGCGCCGTTTCGGAGACGCCGAGCAGTTTCTCGCACTTATCGACAACGTGCGCACCCTCGCACCGAGGGCCGGAATCCGCAGCAATTTCATTGTCGGATTCCCAGGCGAGACCGACGAGGAGGTTGAGGTGCTGGCCGACTTCATCAGCCAGGCCAGGCTCGACGTGGCCGGTGTTTTCTCGTATTCGCCGGAGGAGGGCACCGAAGGTGCGACGCTGCCTGGTCAGGTCGACGAAGACACCATTGATCAGCGTCATGAGCTGATCGCCGGCCTGATCGACGAGGTCTGCAATCAGCGCGCCGCCGACCGGATCGGCGAGCGCGTGCGCATCCTGATCGAGGAATTCGACGACGGCCAGCCCATCGGCAGGGCAGCGCACCAGGGGCCCGAAGTCGACGGCATCACGACGCTGATCGGCACCGATACGAACCAGGTCAAGGTCGGCGATTTCGTGGACGCTGTGGTGACAGACAGCGTCGGCGTGGACCTGACGGCGCAGATCGTCCAGTAG